Part of the Candidatus Binatia bacterium genome is shown below.
CACCAGAACGCCAAAACTGCCTATGCTCATGGTGCCACAAAGACCAGGGGGCGACTAGCCCCGCATTCCGCGATTCCGCGACGGAGGTGGCCGTGGGCGCGAGCGGCCGAGCATCGGTAGCCCAGGACGGGGAGTCGCGTCTTTTGAGTAACTTGGAAGGCCCAACCGGCAGTCCTAATCCTCACGCCTGACTACGACACCGCTCACTCCAGACCCCATTTCTTGTTCCGAGGGGACCACAGTTGGAAAGGTGGACTCCGTTTCCGCAGCGCCCCGAGGCGATTCGCCGGCATTGGCGAGCAGGCCACGCTCGCGGCCGGCCGCCTCACGCCAAGGCGGCAGGCGGCCCTGGTGGACCAATACCTGGAGCGGTTGCGCCCAGCTTCGGGCCGGGCAACGGGACGGTGACTGTTTTTGGCGTCGCGCAGTCCGCGTGGGTAGACGCTGCCGTCTCATGCTGCTGTATCTGCTGTGGGCTGCCCCTACCGCCTGGTGTGATATTGTCTTCATTCGCACTCCTCATCCTCACAGGCCGCGGCGCCCTCACTAACGGAGGCGTTCCTTGGGAGTGTTGGTTTCTTCCTTGTAATCCACTGCCACACGCAATAGGATTTATCTGTGAACCATACGATGAAGTTCACCCTGGCCGCGCTGCTCATGGCCGTGACGCTCGGCGGCCGAGAGGCCGCAACGGCCGTGGAGCCTGCGCCGCAACAACAGAGGAGAATGAAATGAAGAGTGCTCGAGTGCGGGGGACGCTCTTAGTGGTGGCGTGGGTGTTCGGGGTGGCGTGGAGCCCAGCGCCTTCGGCCGGTCAGTGTTGCGGTGACTGCAATGGGGACGGGCAGGTCACGGTCGATGAAATCCTGACCGCAGTCAATCACGCGCTGGCGGGCTGTGCGGATGACGGCGTCTGCGACACCAGCATGGCAACCTGCACGACGCAGCTCTCGGAGTGCCGGGGCGACCTCGCTGTCTGCCGATCTCTGACTGGCCCGCAGGCGTTTCCCGCAAGCGGGCAGACCACCTCCTATGGGCCCGGGTCCGACGGTGACGTGCAGGCCGGAGCGACGCTGTCGTACACGGACAACGGCGACGGGACGATTACCGACAACAACACCCGGCTGATGTGGGAGAAACAAGACGACGCGGGCGGGATGCACGACAAGGACAACATCTACACGTGGGGGATGGAGGACTCGCCGTACACGATGAACGGCACGATGTGGACGGAGTTTCTGCCCAGGCTCAACACGCCGCCGTGCTTTGCCGGGCACTGCGACTGGCGCATCCCGAACGTCAGGGAGTTGTCGAGCATCATCAACTACGAGGGGAGTCGGGCTGCGGCTTCGGTGTTCAACACGGGATGTTCGCCCGGCTGCACCGTCGATGGCAGCGGTGGACCGATGTGTAGCTGCACCGGGTTGGGCAGCTACTGGTCGTCTACTTCGGACGGGAGTCCCCCGGATGCCGCGTGGAACGTGGACTCCGGCATCGTGGAAGCGGCCCCCAAGAGCTACTACTACTGGATTCGGGCAGTACGAGGCGG
Proteins encoded:
- a CDS encoding DUF1566 domain-containing protein; this encodes MKSARVRGTLLVVAWVFGVAWSPAPSAGQCCGDCNGDGQVTVDEILTAVNHALAGCADDGVCDTSMATCTTQLSECRGDLAVCRSLTGPQAFPASGQTTSYGPGSDGDVQAGATLSYTDNGDGTITDNNTRLMWEKQDDAGGMHDKDNIYTWGMEDSPYTMNGTMWTEFLPRLNTPPCFAGHCDWRIPNVRELSSIINYEGSRAAASVFNTGCSPGCTVDGSGGPMCSCTGLGSYWSSTSDGSPPDAAWNVDSGIVEAAPKSYYYWIRAVRGG